A single region of the Bacillus cereus genome encodes:
- the purE gene encoding 5-(carboxyamino)imidazole ribonucleotide mutase codes for MKSLVGVIMGSTSDWETMKYACDILDELNIPYEKKVVSAHRTPDYMFEYAETARERGLKVIIAGAGGAAHLPGMVAAKTNLPVIGVPVQSKALNGLDSLLSIVQMPGGVPVATVAIGKAGSTNAGLLAAQILGSFHDDIHDALELRREAIEKTVREGSELV; via the coding sequence ATGAAATCACTAGTTGGAGTCATAATGGGAAGCACGTCAGACTGGGAAACAATGAAATATGCTTGTGACATTTTAGATGAATTAAATATACCGTATGAGAAAAAAGTTGTATCCGCTCATAGGACTCCGGATTATATGTTTGAATATGCAGAGACAGCTCGTGAACGTGGATTAAAAGTTATTATTGCTGGAGCCGGTGGAGCAGCGCATTTACCAGGAATGGTTGCAGCGAAGACAAATCTTCCTGTAATCGGTGTTCCAGTTCAATCAAAGGCGTTAAACGGCCTAGATTCATTATTATCCATTGTCCAAATGCCAGGAGGTGTTCCAGTTGCAACTGTTGCAATTGGTAAGGCTGGTTCAACGAATGCTGGATTACTTGCTGCACAAATACTTGGATCATTTCATGATGATATACATGATGCATTAGAGTTGAGACGAGAAGCTATTGAGAAAACTGTGCGTGAAGGTAGTGAGCTAGTATGA
- the purK gene encoding 5-(carboxyamino)imidazole ribonucleotide synthase, translating into MTRIILPGKTIGIIGGGQLGRMMGLAAKEMGYKIAVLDPTKHSPCAQVADNEIVASYDDLKAIQHLAEISDVVTYEFENIDYRCLQWLEKHAYLPQGSQLLNKTQNRFTEKNAIEKAGLPVASYRLVQNENQLAEAITELSFPSVLKTTTGGYDGKGQVVLKSEADVVRAKELTNKAECILEKWVPFEKEISVIVIRSVSGETKVFPVAENIHVNNILHESIVPARITEELSQKAIAYAKVLADELKLVGTLAVEMFATADGEIYINELAPRPHNSGHYTQDACETSQFGQHIRAICNLPLGETNLLKPVVMVNILGEHIEGVLGQVNRLTGCYLHLYGKEEAKAQRKMGHVNILNDNIEVALEKAKSLHIWDHQEQLLEGKR; encoded by the coding sequence ATGACGAGAATCATTTTACCTGGAAAAACAATCGGCATTATTGGAGGCGGCCAGCTTGGAAGAATGATGGGGTTGGCAGCTAAGGAAATGGGTTATAAAATCGCTGTTTTAGACCCTACAAAGCATTCACCATGTGCACAAGTTGCTGATAATGAGATTGTTGCATCTTATGACGATCTAAAAGCAATTCAGCACTTAGCAGAGATAAGCGACGTTGTCACATATGAATTTGAGAATATTGATTATAGATGTTTACAATGGCTTGAAAAACATGCGTATTTACCACAAGGTAGTCAATTATTAAATAAAACACAAAATCGCTTTACTGAAAAGAATGCAATTGAAAAAGCTGGTTTACCGGTAGCATCGTATAGATTGGTTCAAAATGAAAATCAACTTGCAGAAGCAATTACAGAGTTATCTTTTCCTTCTGTCTTAAAAACAACGACAGGTGGATACGATGGTAAAGGGCAAGTTGTTTTAAAGAGCGAAGCTGATGTTGTAAGAGCAAAAGAGCTTACTAATAAAGCAGAATGCATTCTAGAAAAATGGGTACCTTTTGAAAAAGAAATATCAGTTATTGTAATTCGTAGTGTAAGTGGTGAAACGAAAGTATTTCCTGTAGCAGAAAATATTCATGTGAATAACATCTTGCATGAATCTATCGTTCCAGCTCGCATTACAGAAGAGCTTTCTCAAAAAGCAATTGCTTATGCAAAGGTACTTGCGGATGAATTAAAACTTGTGGGAACACTAGCGGTAGAGATGTTTGCTACAGCTGATGGTGAGATTTACATTAATGAATTAGCACCAAGACCTCACAATTCAGGGCATTATACACAGGATGCATGTGAAACGAGCCAATTTGGTCAACATATTCGAGCAATCTGTAATTTACCTCTTGGAGAAACAAATTTGTTAAAACCAGTTGTCATGGTAAACATTTTAGGCGAACATATAGAAGGGGTCCTAGGACAAGTGAATAGACTAACCGGGTGCTATTTACACTTGTATGGAAAAGAAGAAGCAAAAGCGCAGCGAAAAATGGGGCATGTTAATATTTTAAATGATAATATTGAAGTCGCTCTAGAAAAAGCGAAGAGTTTGCATATTTGGGACCATCAAGAACAACTGTTGGAGGGAAAAAGATGA
- the purB gene encoding adenylosuccinate lyase has protein sequence MINRYTRPEMGAIWTEENKFKAWLEVEILACEAWAELGDIPKEDVKKIREHASFDIDRIYEIEKETRHDVVAFTRAVSETPALGEERKWVHYGLTSTDVVDTALSYILKQANEILLKDLENFVSILANKAKEHKYTIMMGRTHGVHAEPTTFGLKLGLWYEEMKRNVERFKQAADTVRVGKLSGAVGTYANIDPFVEKFVCENLGLEAAPISTQTLQRDRHAHYMSTLALIATSIEKMAVEIRGLQKSETREVEEAFAKGQKGSSAMPHKRNPIGSENMTGLARVIRGYMMTAYENVPLWHERDISHSSAERVILPDATIALNYMLNRFGNIVKNLTVYPENMKRNMTRTYGLIYSQRVMLTLIDKGMVREEAYDIVQPKAMEAWETQVQFKELVEGDERITSKLTQEEINECFNYEHHMQHVDTIFERLGLNEA, from the coding sequence ATGATTAATCGTTATACACGCCCTGAAATGGGTGCAATTTGGACGGAAGAAAACAAATTTAAGGCATGGTTAGAAGTTGAGATTTTAGCTTGTGAAGCATGGGCTGAGCTTGGCGACATTCCAAAAGAAGATGTGAAAAAAATTCGTGAACATGCATCATTTGATATCGATCGTATTTATGAAATCGAAAAAGAAACACGTCATGATGTAGTTGCATTCACTCGTGCTGTATCAGAAACACCAGCATTAGGTGAGGAACGTAAATGGGTTCATTACGGTTTAACATCTACAGACGTAGTAGATACAGCATTATCTTACATCTTAAAACAAGCGAATGAAATCTTATTAAAAGACTTAGAAAACTTCGTTAGCATTTTAGCTAACAAAGCGAAAGAGCACAAATACACAATCATGATGGGGAGAACACATGGTGTTCATGCAGAACCAACAACATTTGGTTTAAAGCTTGGTCTTTGGTATGAAGAAATGAAACGTAACGTAGAGCGTTTCAAACAAGCTGCTGATACAGTTCGCGTTGGTAAATTATCTGGTGCGGTTGGTACATACGCGAATATTGATCCATTCGTAGAAAAATTTGTTTGTGAAAACTTAGGATTAGAAGCAGCACCAATTTCTACACAAACATTGCAACGTGATCGCCATGCTCATTACATGTCAACACTTGCACTAATCGCAACATCTATTGAAAAGATGGCAGTTGAGATTCGTGGTTTACAAAAGAGTGAAACACGTGAAGTTGAAGAGGCTTTCGCAAAAGGTCAAAAAGGCTCTTCTGCAATGCCACATAAACGTAATCCAATTGGATCTGAAAATATGACCGGTTTAGCTCGTGTTATCCGCGGTTATATGATGACAGCTTACGAGAATGTTCCATTATGGCATGAGCGCGATATTTCTCATTCTTCAGCAGAACGCGTAATTTTACCAGATGCTACAATCGCGTTAAATTACATGTTAAATCGCTTTGGTAATATCGTTAAAAACTTAACTGTATACCCAGAGAATATGAAACGCAATATGACAAGAACATACGGCTTAATTTATTCTCAGCGCGTAATGCTTACATTAATCGACAAAGGTATGGTACGTGAAGAAGCTTATGATATCGTACAACCTAAAGCGATGGAAGCTTGGGAAACACAAGTACAATTTAAAGAGCTTGTAGAAGGTGATGAGCGCATTACGAGCAAGTTAACGCAAGAAGAAATTAATGAGTGCTTCAACTATGAGCATCATATGCAACATGTTGATACAATCTTTGAACGCCTTGGATTAAACGAAGCGTAA
- the purC gene encoding phosphoribosylaminoimidazolesuccinocarboxamide synthase, translating into MQKLELLYEGKAKRIYRTESADMVWVEYKDSATAFNGEKKETITGKGRLNNEITTLLFRKLQEVGIKTHFVEKLSETEQLVKKVSIIPLEVVTRNVIAGSLSKRLRMEEGTVLAEPIVEFYFKDDDLGDPLVTEDHIRVLNVASPEQVSVLRDMALQINQVLIEHFASCRVRLVDFKLEFGVTDEGEIILADEISPDTCRLWDEASNEKFDKDVFRRDLGNLTEAYEEILKRLGGISHV; encoded by the coding sequence ATGCAAAAGCTAGAATTGCTGTATGAAGGTAAGGCAAAAAGAATTTATCGTACAGAATCAGCAGATATGGTTTGGGTAGAGTATAAAGATAGTGCGACTGCTTTCAATGGGGAGAAAAAAGAGACGATTACAGGAAAAGGTCGTTTGAACAATGAGATTACAACTTTATTGTTCAGAAAGTTACAAGAAGTAGGAATTAAAACACATTTCGTTGAGAAGTTATCTGAAACAGAGCAACTTGTTAAAAAAGTGAGTATTATTCCTCTAGAAGTTGTCACAAGAAATGTAATTGCAGGAAGCCTTTCAAAACGATTAAGAATGGAAGAAGGAACTGTACTTGCAGAACCAATCGTAGAATTTTACTTCAAAGATGATGATTTAGGAGATCCGCTTGTAACGGAAGATCATATTCGTGTATTAAACGTTGCATCACCAGAGCAAGTAAGCGTATTACGAGATATGGCTCTACAAATCAATCAAGTATTGATTGAGCATTTCGCAAGCTGTCGTGTAAGATTAGTAGATTTCAAATTAGAGTTTGGTGTAACAGATGAGGGAGAAATTATTTTAGCGGATGAAATTTCACCAGATACTTGCCGTTTATGGGATGAAGCGAGCAATGAAAAGTTTGATAAAGACGTATTCCGTCGTGATCTTGGGAATTTAACAGAAGCATATGAAGAAATTTTAAAACGTTTAGGGGGAATTTCACATGTATAA
- the purS gene encoding phosphoribosylformylglycinamidine synthase subunit PurS: MYKVKVYVTLRESVLDPQGTAVKGALHSLSFTEVQDVRIGKYMELTIDKSVSDLDAKVKEMCEKLLTNVVMEDFRYEVEEVVAQ; this comes from the coding sequence ATGTATAAAGTTAAGGTATATGTAACGTTAAGAGAAAGTGTATTAGATCCACAAGGAACAGCAGTAAAAGGGGCACTTCATAGTCTTTCATTTACAGAAGTACAAGACGTTCGAATCGGAAAGTACATGGAACTAACAATTGATAAATCAGTATCTGACCTTGATGCAAAGGTAAAAGAAATGTGTGAAAAACTATTAACAAACGTTGTAATGGAAGACTTCCGTTATGAAGTTGAGGAGGTTGTCGCACAGTGA
- the purQ gene encoding phosphoribosylformylglycinamidine synthase subunit PurQ: protein MKFAVIVFPGSNCDVDMFHAIKDELGEEVDYVWHDRENLDEYDAILLPGGFSYGDYLRCGAISRFANAMKAVQKAAEQGKPILGVCNGFQILVESGLLPGALMRNENLKFMCRTVQLRVENNETMFTSQYEKDEVINIPIAHGEGNYYCDEATLKQLEENNQIAFRYVENPNGSVSDIAGIVNEKGNVLGMMPHPERAVDELLGGAEGLKVFQSILKQWRETYVVNA, encoded by the coding sequence GTGAAATTTGCAGTAATAGTATTTCCGGGTTCGAACTGTGATGTCGATATGTTCCATGCAATTAAAGATGAGCTTGGTGAAGAGGTAGATTACGTTTGGCACGATAGAGAGAATTTAGATGAATATGATGCAATTTTACTACCAGGTGGCTTCTCTTACGGTGACTACTTACGCTGTGGTGCTATTTCTCGCTTTGCTAATGCAATGAAAGCAGTGCAAAAAGCTGCTGAGCAAGGAAAGCCGATTTTAGGTGTATGTAATGGATTCCAGATTCTTGTTGAATCGGGATTACTACCAGGAGCATTAATGAGAAACGAAAACTTAAAGTTTATGTGCCGTACGGTTCAGTTACGTGTTGAAAATAATGAAACTATGTTTACATCACAATATGAAAAAGATGAAGTAATCAATATTCCAATTGCACATGGTGAGGGGAATTACTATTGTGATGAAGCAACTCTTAAACAATTAGAAGAGAATAATCAAATCGCATTCCGTTATGTAGAAAATCCGAATGGAAGCGTTTCAGATATTGCTGGTATTGTAAATGAAAAAGGGAATGTACTTGGTATGATGCCACACCCAGAGCGTGCTGTAGATGAATTACTTGGCGGTGCTGAAGGGTTAAAAGTCTTTCAATCTATCTTAAAACAGTGGAGGGAAACATATGTCGTTAATGCTTGA
- the purL gene encoding phosphoribosylformylglycinamidine synthase II: MSLMLEPNPTQIKEERIYAEMGLTDEEFAMVEKILGRLPNYTETGLFSVMWSEHCSYKNSKPVLRKFPTTGERVLQGPGEGAGIVDIGDNQAVVFKMESHNHPSAIEPYQGAATGVGGIIRDVFSMGARPVALLNSLRFGELQSPRVKYLFEEVVAGIAGYGNCIGIPTVGGEVQFDPCYEGNPLVNAMCVGLINHEDIKKGQAHGAGNTVMYVGASTGRDGIHGATFASEELSESSEAKRPAVQVGDPFMEKLLIEACLELIQSDALVGIQDMGAAGLTSSSAEMASKAGMGIEMYLDDVPQRETGMTPYEMMLSESQERMLIVIKKGREQEIVDLFEKYGLAAVTMGKVTEDKMLRLFHKGEKVAEVPADALAEEAPIYHKPSKEAAYFAEFQQMKMETPKVEDYKETLFALLQQPTIASKEWVYDQYDYQVRTSTVVTPGSDAAVVRVRGTEKGLAMTTDCNSRYIYLDPEMGGKIAVAEAARNIVCSGGEPLAITDCLNFGNPEKPEIFWQIEKSVDGMSEACRTLQTPVIGGNVSMYNERSGEAVYPTPTVGMVGLVHDLKHVTTQEFKQAGDLVYVIGETKAEFGGSELQKMVHGKIFGQSPSIDLDVELKRQKQVLEAIQAGLVQSAHDVAEGGLAVAISESAIGANGLGANVKLDGEATAVLFAESQSRFVLTVKRENKEAFEKVVEAIQVGEVTNTNEVTINNEENEVLLTANVDEMRKAWKGAIPCLLK; this comes from the coding sequence ATGTCGTTAATGCTTGAACCAAATCCAACACAAATTAAAGAAGAACGCATATATGCGGAAATGGGGCTAACAGACGAAGAGTTTGCCATGGTTGAAAAGATTTTAGGCCGTCTGCCAAATTATACAGAAACAGGATTATTCTCTGTTATGTGGTCTGAACATTGTAGTTATAAAAATTCGAAGCCAGTACTTCGTAAATTCCCAACGACGGGTGAGCGCGTTCTGCAAGGACCTGGAGAAGGTGCTGGAATTGTAGACATCGGTGATAATCAAGCGGTTGTATTTAAAATGGAAAGCCATAACCACCCTTCTGCAATTGAACCATATCAAGGAGCAGCAACAGGCGTTGGCGGTATTATTCGTGATGTATTCTCTATGGGAGCACGTCCGGTAGCCCTATTAAACTCACTTCGCTTCGGTGAATTACAATCACCACGTGTGAAATACTTATTCGAAGAAGTAGTAGCAGGAATTGCAGGATACGGTAACTGCATCGGTATTCCTACTGTTGGCGGCGAAGTACAATTTGATCCATGTTATGAAGGAAATCCACTTGTAAATGCAATGTGCGTAGGTTTAATTAACCATGAAGATATTAAAAAAGGGCAAGCGCACGGTGCTGGTAATACAGTAATGTACGTAGGAGCATCAACTGGTCGTGATGGTATTCACGGTGCAACATTCGCATCTGAAGAGCTATCTGAAAGTTCAGAAGCGAAACGTCCGGCAGTTCAAGTAGGAGATCCATTTATGGAGAAACTTCTTATTGAAGCGTGTTTAGAACTTATTCAGTCTGATGCACTTGTTGGAATTCAAGATATGGGCGCAGCTGGTTTAACATCATCTTCTGCAGAAATGGCAAGTAAAGCAGGAATGGGTATTGAAATGTACTTAGATGATGTACCACAGCGTGAAACAGGAATGACACCATATGAAATGATGCTATCTGAATCACAAGAGCGTATGTTAATTGTTATAAAAAAAGGTAGAGAGCAAGAAATAGTAGATTTATTTGAGAAGTATGGTCTTGCAGCAGTTACGATGGGGAAAGTAACGGAAGACAAAATGCTTCGTTTATTCCATAAAGGTGAAAAGGTAGCTGAAGTACCAGCAGATGCTCTTGCAGAAGAAGCACCAATTTATCATAAACCATCAAAAGAAGCAGCATACTTTGCTGAGTTCCAGCAGATGAAAATGGAAACACCAAAAGTAGAAGATTATAAAGAAACGTTATTCGCTTTACTACAACAACCGACAATTGCAAGTAAAGAGTGGGTATATGATCAATATGATTATCAAGTACGCACAAGCACAGTTGTTACACCAGGTTCAGATGCAGCGGTTGTACGTGTGCGCGGTACAGAAAAAGGATTAGCAATGACGACAGATTGCAACTCACGCTATATTTACTTAGATCCAGAAATGGGCGGGAAAATTGCGGTAGCAGAGGCAGCTCGTAATATCGTATGTTCTGGCGGAGAACCACTTGCAATTACAGATTGCTTAAACTTTGGTAACCCAGAAAAACCAGAGATCTTCTGGCAAATTGAGAAATCAGTAGACGGTATGAGTGAAGCTTGTCGCACATTACAAACGCCAGTTATCGGCGGAAACGTATCGATGTATAACGAGCGTAGTGGTGAAGCGGTATATCCAACACCGACTGTTGGTATGGTTGGTCTTGTACATGATCTAAAACACGTAACAACACAAGAATTTAAGCAAGCTGGCGATTTAGTTTACGTAATCGGAGAGACGAAAGCTGAGTTTGGTGGAAGTGAATTACAGAAAATGGTCCACGGCAAAATTTTCGGCCAATCACCAAGTATCGATCTAGATGTAGAATTAAAACGTCAAAAACAAGTATTAGAAGCAATTCAAGCTGGCCTTGTTCAATCTGCACATGATGTTGCTGAAGGTGGTTTAGCAGTTGCAATTTCTGAAAGTGCAATTGGTGCTAACGGTTTAGGTGCTAATGTGAAATTAGACGGAGAAGCAACGGCAGTATTATTTGCGGAATCACAATCTCGCTTCGTTCTAACTGTAAAACGTGAAAATAAAGAAGCATTCGAGAAAGTCGTTGAAGCAATTCAAGTTGGAGAAGTGACAAATACAAATGAAGTAACAATTAATAATGAAGAAAATGAAGTATTACTTACAGCAAATGTAGACGAAATGAGAAAGGCTTGGAAAGGGGCAATCCCATGCTTGCTGAAATAA
- the purF gene encoding amidophosphoribosyltransferase: MLAEIKGLNEECGVFGIWGHENAAQVSYYGLHSLQHRGQEGAGIVVNNGEKIIGHKGLGLISEVFSRGELEGLNGKSAIGHVRYATAGGSEVANVQPLLFRFSDHSMALAHNGNLINAKMLRRELEAEGSIFQTSSDTEVLLHLIKRSTKDSLIESVKEALNKVKGAFAYLLLTGNEMIVALDPNGFRPLSIGKMGDAYVVASETCAFDVVGATYIRDVEPGELLIINDEGIHVDRFTNEVDHAICSMEYIYFARPDSNIAGINVHAARKNMGKRLAAEAPIEADVVTGVPDSSISAAIGYAEATGIPYELGLIKNRYVGRTFIQPSQELREQGVKMKLSAVRGVVEGKRVVMIDDSIVRGTTSKRIVRMLREAGATEVHVRIASPPLKYPCFYGIDIQTRKELIAANNTVEEIREIIGADSLTFLSEDGLVDAIGRPYEGKYGGLCMAYFNGDYPTALYDYEQELLESMK, encoded by the coding sequence ATGCTTGCTGAAATAAAGGGGTTAAATGAAGAATGTGGCGTTTTCGGAATTTGGGGGCATGAAAATGCAGCACAAGTTTCGTACTACGGATTGCACAGTTTGCAGCACCGTGGGCAAGAGGGCGCAGGCATTGTTGTAAATAATGGGGAAAAAATCATCGGTCACAAGGGGTTAGGTTTAATATCAGAAGTGTTTTCAAGAGGTGAGCTAGAAGGATTAAACGGGAAATCAGCAATCGGACACGTACGATATGCGACAGCAGGTGGAAGTGAAGTTGCTAACGTTCAACCATTATTATTCCGTTTTTCTGATCATAGTATGGCATTAGCTCATAACGGAAATTTAATTAATGCAAAGATGCTTCGTCGTGAATTAGAGGCAGAAGGAAGTATTTTTCAAACAAGTTCAGATACAGAAGTACTTTTACATCTCATTAAACGTAGTACAAAAGATTCTTTAATTGAAAGTGTAAAAGAGGCTTTAAATAAAGTGAAAGGTGCGTTTGCATATCTTTTACTAACTGGAAATGAAATGATCGTTGCGTTGGATCCAAATGGATTCCGTCCTCTTTCAATTGGAAAGATGGGGGATGCTTACGTTGTAGCATCAGAAACATGTGCTTTCGATGTAGTGGGTGCTACATATATTCGCGATGTAGAACCTGGTGAATTACTTATCATCAATGATGAAGGAATTCATGTAGATCGTTTTACAAATGAAGTAGATCATGCAATTTGTAGTATGGAATACATTTACTTTGCACGTCCGGATTCTAATATTGCAGGTATTAACGTTCATGCAGCACGTAAAAATATGGGGAAACGTTTAGCGGCAGAAGCTCCTATTGAAGCTGATGTTGTTACTGGTGTACCAGATTCTAGTATTTCAGCTGCGATTGGCTATGCGGAGGCGACAGGCATTCCGTATGAGTTAGGATTAATTAAAAATCGTTACGTTGGACGTACATTTATTCAACCTTCTCAAGAACTGCGCGAGCAAGGGGTAAAGATGAAGCTTTCCGCAGTAAGAGGTGTAGTTGAAGGGAAACGAGTTGTTATGATTGACGATTCTATCGTAAGAGGAACGACAAGTAAACGAATTGTTCGTATGCTTCGCGAGGCTGGAGCGACAGAGGTTCATGTAAGAATCGCTTCACCACCTCTGAAATATCCATGCTTCTATGGTATTGATATTCAAACGAGAAAAGAATTAATTGCAGCAAATAATACAGTAGAAGAAATACGTGAAATAATCGGAGCAGATTCTTTAACATTTTTAAGCGAAGATGGATTAGTAGATGCAATTGGACGTCCATATGAAGGGAAATATGGCGGCCTATGTATGGCTTACTTCAATGGAGACTATCCAACAGCACTTTATGATTATGAGCAAGAGCTTTTAGAAAGTATGAAATAA
- the purM gene encoding phosphoribosylformylglycinamidine cyclo-ligase yields MANAYKQAGVDIEAGYEAVSRMKKHVQTTMRKEVLGGLGGFGGMFDLSKFALEEPVLVSGTDGVGTKLMLAFMADKHDTIGIDAVAMCVNDIVVQGAEPLFFLDYIACGKAEPSKIENIVKGISEGCRQAGCALIGGETAEMPGMYSTEEYDLAGFTVGIVDKKKIVTGEKIEAGHVLIGLASSGIHSNGYSLVRKVLLEDGELSLDRIYGRLELPLGEELLKPTKIYVKPILELLKKHEVYGMAHITGGGFIENIPRMLPEGIGAEIELGAWEIQPIFSLLQEVGKLEEKEMFNIFNMGIGMVVAVKEEDAKDIVRLLEEQGETARIIGRTVQGADVTFNGSTEL; encoded by the coding sequence ATGGCGAATGCATATAAGCAAGCAGGAGTAGATATTGAAGCTGGATATGAAGCGGTATCTCGCATGAAAAAACACGTACAAACAACAATGAGAAAAGAAGTACTAGGCGGTTTAGGCGGTTTTGGAGGTATGTTTGATCTATCAAAATTTGCATTAGAAGAACCTGTATTAGTATCTGGAACAGATGGCGTGGGAACAAAATTAATGCTCGCTTTTATGGCAGATAAACATGACACAATCGGTATTGATGCAGTAGCAATGTGTGTAAATGATATTGTTGTCCAAGGAGCAGAGCCGCTTTTCTTCCTTGATTATATTGCTTGTGGTAAAGCTGAACCTAGTAAAATTGAAAACATCGTCAAAGGTATATCAGAGGGCTGTCGCCAAGCTGGTTGTGCATTAATTGGTGGAGAAACAGCTGAAATGCCAGGAATGTATTCTACGGAAGAGTATGATTTAGCTGGTTTTACAGTTGGGATTGTTGATAAAAAGAAAATTGTAACAGGTGAGAAAATTGAAGCTGGTCACGTATTAATTGGATTAGCATCTAGCGGTATTCATAGTAATGGTTACTCTTTAGTACGAAAAGTGTTACTAGAAGATGGAGAGCTATCTTTAGATCGTATTTACGGACGCTTAGAGCTACCTCTTGGTGAAGAATTATTAAAACCAACGAAAATTTATGTCAAACCTATTTTAGAACTATTGAAGAAACATGAAGTATACGGTATGGCGCATATTACAGGTGGCGGATTCATTGAAAATATTCCACGTATGTTGCCAGAAGGAATTGGTGCTGAAATTGAGCTAGGAGCTTGGGAAATTCAGCCGATCTTCAGTTTACTTCAAGAAGTTGGAAAACTGGAAGAGAAAGAAATGTTCAATATTTTTAACATGGGTATTGGTATGGTAGTAGCGGTGAAGGAAGAAGATGCAAAAGATATTGTTCGTCTTCTTGAAGAGCAAGGCGAAACAGCTCGTATTATTGGACGCACTGTACAAGGTGCTGACGTTACTTTTAACGGGAGCACAGAACTATGA
- the purN gene encoding phosphoribosylglycinamide formyltransferase, translating to MSRLAVFASGSGSNFQSLINAVEEKRLDADISLLVCDKPEARAIGRAHYHHIPCFAFSAKAYESKEAFEKEILKKLEEYEIDYVILAGYMRLIGPTLLEAYGGKIINIHPSLLPSFPGKDAVGQALEAGVKVTGVTIHYVDAGMDTGPIIAQEAVVVSEGDTRESLQKKIQQVEHKLYVNTVNQIVQSVKEPTVN from the coding sequence ATGAGTAGATTAGCAGTTTTTGCTTCTGGAAGCGGCTCTAACTTTCAATCTCTCATTAATGCGGTAGAAGAAAAAAGATTGGATGCAGATATTAGTTTATTAGTATGTGATAAACCAGAGGCACGCGCTATTGGACGGGCACATTATCACCATATTCCGTGTTTCGCCTTTTCAGCGAAAGCATATGAGTCAAAAGAAGCATTTGAAAAAGAGATATTAAAGAAGCTAGAAGAATATGAAATTGATTATGTTATTTTAGCTGGCTATATGCGTTTAATCGGGCCGACTTTACTAGAAGCGTACGGCGGGAAGATTATTAATATTCATCCATCACTACTACCGAGTTTTCCAGGTAAAGATGCTGTCGGTCAAGCGTTAGAAGCAGGTGTGAAAGTAACTGGAGTAACGATTCATTATGTAGATGCAGGTATGGATACAGGTCCGATTATTGCGCAAGAAGCAGTAGTTGTTTCTGAAGGGGATACGAGAGAAAGTTTACAAAAGAAAATTCAACAAGTTGAACATAAATTATACGTAAATACAGTGAATCAAATTGTTCAGTCTGTGAAAGAACCAACTGTTAACTAA